A region of Lycium barbarum isolate Lr01 chromosome 3, ASM1917538v2, whole genome shotgun sequence DNA encodes the following proteins:
- the LOC132631652 gene encoding uncharacterized protein LOC132631652 isoform X1 produces the protein MNWFAMKPSNKENEVASTVKDTTKYVFVAPGAIGKGRGRGHKFVRSLGDKTNIPFSPSTDQVMQYNQTVETTKGRGLGLKSMCRLQALGNEVGSFHKSTRSDSTMSIDQGIRPMNKNPLILEKWQMQTNIPSFSSTDQVMKYIQANSTSALGKERGLRSKCSIEVSKNEVGSFDENSHYASQNMSRLSNSTRSASTMSTTQGLRTTNKNSLVHEKEHMQTEISISPSTDQVMKSTQTVETSALGKERERGPRSMCSFEVSENEAGSFHQNAHYASQSMSRPFNITRSNSTIVAGQGLRTANKNPYVHDKEHMQTDISVSPSTDQVTQPTQTVETSLCSTEKVKKVRGSNKCKEVASLEVGQKLKVTFYNNRTVGKNSNLFSRHLGK, from the exons ATGAATTG gttTGCTATGAAACCATCAAATAAAGAAAATGAGGTGGCATCCACTGTGAAAGATACTACCAAATATGTGTTTGTTGCACCAGGTGCTATTGGGAAGGGACGAGGGAGAGGGCATAAATTTGTGCGCTCTTTAGGGGATAAAACTAATATTCCATTTTCTCCATCTACTGATCAAGTTATGCAGTACAACCAAACTGTTGAAACAA CTAAGGGACGAGGGCTAGGACTTAAATCTATGTGCCGTTTGCAAGCGCTTGGAAATGAGGTGGGATCCTTCCATAAGAGTACAAGATCAGATTCTACCATGTCTATTGATCAAGGAATACGACCAATGAATAAAAATCCATTGATTCTTGAGAAATGGCAAATGCAAACTAATATTCCATCTTTTTCATCTACTGATCAAGTTATGAAATACATCCAAGCAAATTCAACAA GTGCTCTAGGAAAGGAACGAGGACTTAGATCTAAGTGCTCCATTGAAGTATCTAAAAATGAGGTGGGATCATTCGATGAGAATTCTCATTATGCTAGTCAAAATATGTCAAGACTTTCTAATAGTACAAGATCAGCTTCTACCATGTCTACTACTCAAGGATTGCGAACAACAAATAAAAACTCTTTGGTTCATGAGAAAGAGCATATGCAAACTGAAATTTCAATTTCTCCTTCTACTGATCAAGTTATGAAGTCCACTCAAACAGTTGAAACAA GTGCTCTAGGAAAGGAACGAGAGCGAGGTCCTAGATCTATGTGCTCCTTTGAAGTGTCTGAAAATGAGGCAGGATCCTTCCATCAGAATGCTCATTATGCTAGCCAAAGTATGTCAAGACCTTTTAACATTACTAGATCAAATTCTACCATAGTTGCTGGTCAAGGATTGCGTACAGCGAATAAAAACCCCTATGTTCATGACAAAGAGCATATGCAAACTGATATTTCAGTTTCTCCTTCTACTGATCAAGTTACGCAGCCCACCCAAACAGTTGAAACAA GTTTATGTTCTACTGAGAAGGTAAAAAAGGTTCGAGGAAGTAACAAGTGCAAAGAAGTTGCATCACTTGAAGTTGGACAAAAGCTAAAAGTAACATTTTACAATAACCGAACAGTTGGAAAGAACAGCAATCTATTTTCGAGGCACTTGGGAAAATAG
- the LOC132631652 gene encoding uncharacterized protein LOC132631652 isoform X2 has product MKPSNKENEVASTVKDTTKYVFVAPGAIGKGRGRGHKFVRSLGDKTNIPFSPSTDQVMQYNQTVETTKGRGLGLKSMCRLQALGNEVGSFHKSTRSDSTMSIDQGIRPMNKNPLILEKWQMQTNIPSFSSTDQVMKYIQANSTSALGKERGLRSKCSIEVSKNEVGSFDENSHYASQNMSRLSNSTRSASTMSTTQGLRTTNKNSLVHEKEHMQTEISISPSTDQVMKSTQTVETSALGKERERGPRSMCSFEVSENEAGSFHQNAHYASQSMSRPFNITRSNSTIVAGQGLRTANKNPYVHDKEHMQTDISVSPSTDQVTQPTQTVETSLCSTEKVKKVRGSNKCKEVASLEVGQKLKVTFYNNRTVGKNSNLFSRHLGK; this is encoded by the exons ATGAAACCATCAAATAAAGAAAATGAGGTGGCATCCACTGTGAAAGATACTACCAAATATGTGTTTGTTGCACCAGGTGCTATTGGGAAGGGACGAGGGAGAGGGCATAAATTTGTGCGCTCTTTAGGGGATAAAACTAATATTCCATTTTCTCCATCTACTGATCAAGTTATGCAGTACAACCAAACTGTTGAAACAA CTAAGGGACGAGGGCTAGGACTTAAATCTATGTGCCGTTTGCAAGCGCTTGGAAATGAGGTGGGATCCTTCCATAAGAGTACAAGATCAGATTCTACCATGTCTATTGATCAAGGAATACGACCAATGAATAAAAATCCATTGATTCTTGAGAAATGGCAAATGCAAACTAATATTCCATCTTTTTCATCTACTGATCAAGTTATGAAATACATCCAAGCAAATTCAACAA GTGCTCTAGGAAAGGAACGAGGACTTAGATCTAAGTGCTCCATTGAAGTATCTAAAAATGAGGTGGGATCATTCGATGAGAATTCTCATTATGCTAGTCAAAATATGTCAAGACTTTCTAATAGTACAAGATCAGCTTCTACCATGTCTACTACTCAAGGATTGCGAACAACAAATAAAAACTCTTTGGTTCATGAGAAAGAGCATATGCAAACTGAAATTTCAATTTCTCCTTCTACTGATCAAGTTATGAAGTCCACTCAAACAGTTGAAACAA GTGCTCTAGGAAAGGAACGAGAGCGAGGTCCTAGATCTATGTGCTCCTTTGAAGTGTCTGAAAATGAGGCAGGATCCTTCCATCAGAATGCTCATTATGCTAGCCAAAGTATGTCAAGACCTTTTAACATTACTAGATCAAATTCTACCATAGTTGCTGGTCAAGGATTGCGTACAGCGAATAAAAACCCCTATGTTCATGACAAAGAGCATATGCAAACTGATATTTCAGTTTCTCCTTCTACTGATCAAGTTACGCAGCCCACCCAAACAGTTGAAACAA GTTTATGTTCTACTGAGAAGGTAAAAAAGGTTCGAGGAAGTAACAAGTGCAAAGAAGTTGCATCACTTGAAGTTGGACAAAAGCTAAAAGTAACATTTTACAATAACCGAACAGTTGGAAAGAACAGCAATCTATTTTCGAGGCACTTGGGAAAATAG